Proteins found in one Candidatus Poribacteria bacterium genomic segment:
- a CDS encoding HAD family hydrolase, translated as MERGRIRSALFDFDGTVSLIRTGWQDIMVPMMVEFLRECGTDESDEDLRGVVVEYVDKLTGKETLYQMMQLADEVRTRGGSPLEPLEYKRIYNDRLMERIASRRDGLRSGSLRPDDLMMPRTVALLDALRERGVALYLASGTDIGYVLEEADLLGVTQYFDGGVYAALDRVEDFSKAMVIQQILREHKLSGPELLAFGDGYVEILNTVEVGGIAVGVASDEVAREGVNEWKRNRLIQAGAAVVVPGYEHLERLLAYLFDEEGL; from the coding sequence ATCGAGCGGGGCAGGATCCGTTCCGCGCTGTTCGACTTCGACGGAACCGTCTCGCTCATCCGCACGGGTTGGCAGGACATCATGGTTCCCATGATGGTCGAGTTCCTGCGCGAGTGCGGCACGGATGAGTCCGACGAGGACCTGCGCGGCGTTGTCGTCGAGTATGTGGACAAGCTGACGGGCAAGGAAACGCTCTACCAGATGATGCAGCTCGCCGACGAAGTGCGGACGCGGGGCGGATCGCCGCTGGAGCCGCTGGAATACAAGCGCATCTACAATGACCGGCTGATGGAGCGGATCGCGTCGCGCCGCGACGGGCTGCGAAGCGGATCGCTGCGCCCCGACGACCTGATGATGCCGCGCACGGTGGCGCTGCTGGACGCGCTCCGCGAGCGAGGCGTTGCGCTATATCTCGCGAGCGGCACGGACATCGGGTACGTGCTCGAGGAAGCGGACTTGCTGGGCGTGACCCAGTACTTCGACGGCGGCGTCTACGCGGCGCTGGACCGCGTCGAGGACTTCTCGAAGGCGATGGTCATCCAGCAGATACTGCGAGAGCACAAGCTGTCAGGACCCGAGCTGCTCGCGTTCGGCGACGGCTACGTCGAGATCCTCAACACGGTCGAGGTCGGCGGGATCGCGGTCGGCGTGGCGTCGGACGAGGTCGCCCGCGAGGGTGTCAACGAGTGGAAGCGGAACCGCCTCATCCAAGCCGGGGCTGCGGTCGTCGTGCCCGGGTATGAGCATCTCGAACGCCTGCTGGCGTATCTGTTCGACGAGGAGGGTCTGTGA
- the larA gene encoding nickel-dependent lactate racemase has protein sequence MDVMMRYGKHGRLVRFPDDRTTVLRMRPSVPLTDPDAAVRDALAHPIDAPPLAQLAQGRRDACIVISDITRPVPNRTILPPMLETLERAGIAREAILILIATGIHRPNEGDELIELVGQEIAAKYRVENHMSMDLESHRDLGRTANGTPVLIDERYCAADLKITTALIEPHLMAGYSGGRKAICPGLASIETMKVMHGPELLEHPNAAAGVLDGNPFHAEATRIARLAGVDFIVNVAIDEERRLIGVFAGHMETAHRRGCDFVAERVSAPVEPADIVVTTCAGYPLDQTFYQAVKGAVGALAAVKPGGSILLMALCDEGVGSPPFTRLALETGDLDAFVQGLYDPTRFVVDQWQLEELAKATRKADISMFSEGIANQDLKRLFVKPVSSPEDGISQLLSVHGPTARIIAIPEGPYVLPIPSPGGA, from the coding sequence GTGGACGTCATGATGCGCTACGGCAAGCACGGTCGGCTCGTGCGCTTCCCGGACGACCGGACGACCGTCCTCCGAATGCGTCCGAGCGTCCCGCTCACCGATCCCGACGCCGCCGTACGAGATGCGCTCGCCCATCCGATCGACGCGCCGCCGCTCGCACAGCTCGCCCAAGGCAGGCGAGATGCGTGCATCGTCATCTCGGACATCACTCGGCCCGTGCCGAACCGCACGATTCTGCCCCCCATGCTCGAAACGCTCGAACGAGCCGGCATCGCGCGGGAGGCGATCCTCATCCTCATCGCGACTGGCATCCATCGACCCAACGAGGGAGACGAGCTCATCGAGCTGGTCGGGCAGGAGATCGCGGCGAAGTACCGCGTCGAAAACCATATGTCGATGGACCTCGAGAGCCACCGCGACCTCGGACGCACCGCCAACGGAACTCCCGTCCTCATCGACGAACGGTATTGCGCCGCCGACCTCAAGATAACGACCGCCCTCATCGAGCCGCATCTCATGGCGGGATACTCCGGCGGACGCAAGGCGATCTGCCCGGGGCTCGCCTCCATCGAGACGATGAAGGTGATGCACGGTCCCGAACTCCTCGAACACCCGAACGCCGCCGCCGGGGTGCTCGACGGCAACCCGTTCCACGCCGAAGCGACTCGCATCGCGCGTCTCGCGGGCGTGGACTTCATCGTCAACGTGGCAATCGACGAGGAGCGTCGGCTGATCGGCGTGTTCGCAGGCCATATGGAAACCGCGCATCGACGCGGCTGCGACTTCGTCGCCGAGCGCGTCTCGGCTCCGGTCGAACCGGCGGACATCGTCGTGACGACATGCGCTGGCTATCCGCTCGACCAGACCTTCTACCAGGCGGTCAAGGGCGCGGTTGGAGCGCTAGCTGCCGTCAAGCCGGGCGGGAGCATCCTGCTGATGGCGCTGTGCGACGAAGGCGTCGGCAGTCCGCCGTTCACTCGCCTCGCCCTTGAGACGGGCGATCTCGACGCGTTCGTCCAGGGGCTCTACGATCCGACCCGATTCGTCGTCGACCAGTGGCAGCTCGAAGAGCTCGCCAAAGCGACGCGCAAGGCGGATATCTCCATGTTCTCCGAGGGAATCGCCAACCAGGACCTCAAACGGCTTTTCGTCAAGCCGGTATCCTCTCCGGAGGACGGCATCTCCCAGCTCCTGAGCGTCCACGGGCCCACGGCGCGGATCATCGCCATACCGGAAGGGCCCTACGTGCTGCCGAT
- a CDS encoding isochorismatase family protein yields the protein MGTPRLSADSACLLVIDIQERLLPVMDDADRIWRRIQVAVQAARALSLPIFVTEQYPKGLGVTIAPIVEQLGADYLPFVKTTFSALGAPGLVERLRASEATSVLVVGIESHVCVAQSVLDLIDGGWSAFPLTDAISSRDPDDRRIGFERMWRSGAVPMSLEMAVFELLGDSRHPAFRELQSLIK from the coding sequence ATGGGAACGCCGCGCCTATCCGCCGACAGCGCATGCCTGCTCGTGATCGACATTCAGGAGCGGCTACTTCCCGTGATGGACGACGCGGACCGGATATGGCGGCGGATTCAGGTCGCCGTCCAAGCCGCGCGGGCGCTGTCGCTGCCGATCTTCGTGACGGAACAGTACCCGAAGGGACTGGGCGTCACCATCGCGCCGATCGTCGAGCAGCTCGGCGCGGACTACTTGCCGTTCGTCAAGACGACGTTCTCCGCGCTGGGGGCTCCCGGGTTGGTGGAACGGCTCCGCGCGTCCGAGGCGACGAGCGTCCTGGTGGTCGGCATCGAGTCGCATGTGTGCGTGGCGCAGTCGGTTCTCGACCTCATCGACGGCGGATGGAGCGCGTTCCCGTTGACGGACGCGATCTCGTCGCGCGACCCGGACGACCGGCGGATCGGGTTCGAGCGCATGTGGCGCAGCGGCGCGGTTCCCATGTCGCTCGAAATGGCGGTGTTCGAGCTGCTCGGCGACTCCCGTCATCCCGCGTTCCGTGAGCTCCAGTCGCTCATCAAATAA